One genomic segment of Pseudomonas sp. RU47 includes these proteins:
- a CDS encoding LysE family translocator, which translates to MASLWLFFLALAVVYLLPGPDMILLLQTGARQGRGAALATAIGLGVARGCHVALAALGLAALFKAAPWTFEAVRLAGAAYLLWIGIQCLRSTLLPNLNAGEPGNSHGQWRDAVRRGLLTNLLNPKALLFCSVLLPQFIVNDGAPVLSQFAVLGMLLVGVGLLFDSAYALTGAALGRWLQHSPTAQRVQQWLFGSLLIGFAVRLTFVQQA; encoded by the coding sequence GTGGCGAGTCTCTGGCTGTTTTTCCTGGCATTGGCGGTGGTCTATCTGTTGCCCGGCCCGGACATGATCCTGCTGCTGCAAACCGGTGCCCGCCAGGGGCGCGGTGCGGCGCTGGCCACTGCCATCGGCCTGGGCGTTGCCCGTGGTTGTCACGTGGCCTTGGCGGCGTTGGGGCTGGCGGCGCTGTTCAAAGCCGCGCCGTGGACATTCGAGGCGGTGCGATTGGCGGGGGCGGCGTATCTGTTGTGGATCGGCATTCAATGCCTGCGCAGCACCCTGCTGCCGAACCTGAATGCTGGCGAGCCTGGCAATTCCCACGGGCAATGGCGCGACGCCGTCCGACGCGGTTTGCTGACCAACCTGCTCAACCCAAAAGCACTGTTGTTCTGTTCGGTGCTGCTGCCGCAATTCATCGTCAACGACGGCGCGCCGGTGTTAAGCCAGTTTGCCGTGCTTGGCATGCTGCTGGTTGGCGTCGGCCTGCTGTTCGACAGCGCCTACGCCCTCACCGGCGCCGCGCTGGGCCGTTGGCTACAACACAGTCCAACGGCCCAACGTGTACAACAATGGCTGTTTGGCAGCCTGCTGATCGGTTTCGCCGTGCGCCTGACCTTCGTCCAGCAGGCTTAG
- a CDS encoding DUF3142 domain-containing protein, translating into MRFIVGLFLGVLLSGCEQRDAPALDQQLYIWQRQWTPAHALALRDSHDDFSTLRVLALQAFPNAGWSRARIDAPLLKADGRPLIAVIRLDGQLKSLDQDQVTTQILQVLAEWQAQGLTLSGVEIDHDAGNARLPVYAEFLKHLRSALPKDIPLSITALPAWLDSAQLPTLLQTVDSSVLQVHAVSDPRRGLFDPDQALKWAKAWARITDNPFYLALPAYGVALLPDDGGAPVVESEVQIERGGERRELLADPQQLSLLGKSLRESPPAHLAGLIWFRLPLANDRRAWSLTTLRAVARGDQLVSQLGVTFSEHNGLYDIKLDNPGNLDSAWPVQITLKAQNCEGADALAGYSLQQSPDLLTFTRLRDGRLPAGGQRVIGWARCANIDQGGSHVDP; encoded by the coding sequence GCCCATGCGCTGGCGCTGCGTGACAGTCACGATGACTTCTCGACACTGCGCGTCCTCGCGCTGCAGGCCTTTCCAAACGCAGGATGGAGTCGCGCCCGGATCGATGCGCCGTTATTGAAAGCCGATGGCCGCCCGTTGATCGCGGTGATTCGTCTCGACGGCCAGCTCAAGTCGCTGGATCAGGATCAAGTCACCACGCAGATTCTTCAGGTACTCGCCGAGTGGCAGGCGCAAGGCCTGACGCTGAGTGGCGTCGAGATCGATCACGACGCCGGTAACGCACGCTTGCCGGTCTACGCTGAATTCCTCAAACACCTGCGCTCGGCATTGCCGAAAGATATCCCGCTGAGCATCACCGCACTGCCAGCCTGGCTCGACAGTGCGCAATTGCCGACACTCCTGCAAACCGTCGACAGCAGTGTGCTGCAAGTCCACGCCGTCAGCGATCCGCGCCGGGGATTGTTCGATCCTGATCAGGCGTTGAAGTGGGCCAAGGCCTGGGCGCGAATCACCGATAACCCTTTTTATCTCGCGCTGCCGGCTTACGGTGTCGCGCTGTTGCCGGATGACGGCGGGGCGCCGGTGGTGGAGAGCGAAGTGCAAATAGAGCGGGGCGGTGAGCGCCGCGAGCTGCTCGCCGATCCGCAGCAGTTGAGCCTGCTCGGCAAGTCCTTGCGCGAGAGCCCGCCCGCGCATCTGGCCGGGTTGATCTGGTTTCGTCTGCCGCTGGCCAATGATCGCCGCGCCTGGAGCCTGACCACCCTGCGCGCGGTCGCCCGTGGCGATCAACTCGTCAGTCAGCTCGGCGTGACGTTCAGCGAACACAACGGTCTCTACGACATCAAACTCGACAACCCGGGCAATCTCGACAGTGCCTGGCCGGTGCAAATCACGCTGAAGGCGCAAAACTGTGAAGGCGCCGATGCGCTCGCCGGTTACTCGTTGCAACAGAGCCCGGATCTGCTTACCTTCACCCGCCTGCGCGATGGTCGCTTGCCGGCGGGTGGACAACGCGTCATCGGTTGGGCGCGTTGCGCAAATATTGATCAAGGAGGTTCGCATGTTGACCCGTAA
- the hflK gene encoding protease modulator HflK, producing MQVDLEVDGTQVTGLPRFQQAAVQSRHLRRWAISLGGLAGAGWMLAFFVGLFAPQSLWLPLLINQSAALLVLVAGMQSAWWVTQWRAQAINPVAVTPVAVDEESAPQGWYERLLERLSQCSLHLLGQIGAATLWLGGLALLVVLSIDQVWNLALPAAAVGLSATVGAALALLLAFGLLVLERQLAQENPAQWPDAGSLAQLTRVAIITLVLGALCLLFASENAIWPVRVAVLLGILPGLVAIELLLRAVLSIFSPRREQLEPTLMARSFVAGMLRWPPQPLLALQHELHNRFGIDLRQIWAFSYMRRAFLPVLALVAAVGWLLTGIHEIPLQGRGIYERFGKPVQVFGPGLHTGLPWPLGRVLIVENGVVHELATSVGENPVPVRADPAEGPAPFTANRLWDASHVNDKSQVIASSRGDQQSFQIVNMDVRFVYRIGLTDQAAVAATYNSADVPTLIRSTASRILVHDFASRTLDGLLGEDRVGLGEEIGRAVQRDLQQLNSGVEILATVVEAIHPPAGAANAYHSVQAAQIGAQALISRERGAAAEASNQAQLQASLARDQASANARETSATAQAADLKFTAEQKAYASAGQAFVLEQYLGQLSQGLSKANLLVLDHRLGGSSNAPTIDLRTFTLPADPTPARTTAQPGVTH from the coding sequence ATGCAAGTCGATCTGGAGGTGGATGGCACGCAAGTGACCGGACTGCCGCGCTTTCAGCAGGCGGCCGTGCAGAGCCGGCACTTGCGACGTTGGGCGATCAGCCTTGGCGGATTGGCCGGAGCGGGGTGGATGCTGGCGTTTTTTGTCGGCCTGTTTGCTCCGCAGTCGTTGTGGTTGCCGTTGCTGATCAATCAGAGTGCGGCGTTGCTGGTGTTGGTTGCCGGGATGCAATCGGCTTGGTGGGTCACGCAATGGCGCGCGCAGGCGATCAATCCTGTCGCGGTGACGCCGGTAGCCGTGGACGAAGAATCTGCGCCGCAAGGTTGGTACGAGCGATTATTGGAGCGCCTGAGCCAGTGCAGTTTGCATCTGCTCGGCCAGATCGGTGCGGCGACCCTGTGGTTGGGCGGTCTGGCGCTGCTGGTGGTGTTAAGCATCGACCAGGTGTGGAACCTCGCTTTGCCCGCCGCCGCCGTCGGTTTATCCGCCACAGTCGGCGCGGCGCTGGCGTTGTTATTGGCGTTCGGCTTGCTGGTGCTGGAGCGACAACTCGCACAGGAAAATCCCGCGCAATGGCCGGACGCGGGCTCACTGGCACAACTGACGCGTGTGGCAATCATCACGCTGGTGCTTGGGGCGCTGTGCTTACTGTTCGCCAGCGAGAACGCCATTTGGCCGGTTCGCGTCGCCGTTCTGCTGGGGATATTGCCGGGATTGGTCGCGATTGAGCTGTTATTGCGCGCTGTTCTTTCGATTTTCAGTCCGCGCCGAGAACAGCTCGAACCGACGCTAATGGCGCGCAGTTTCGTCGCCGGCATGCTGCGCTGGCCGCCACAGCCATTGCTCGCGTTGCAGCATGAATTGCACAACCGTTTTGGCATCGATCTGCGGCAGATCTGGGCGTTCAGTTACATGCGCCGGGCGTTTCTGCCGGTGCTGGCGTTGGTTGCTGCCGTGGGGTGGTTGCTCACCGGCATTCATGAAATCCCCCTGCAAGGCCGCGGCATTTATGAGCGTTTCGGCAAACCGGTGCAGGTGTTCGGCCCGGGATTGCATACAGGTTTGCCGTGGCCGCTGGGGCGCGTGCTGATCGTTGAAAACGGCGTGGTGCACGAATTGGCAACCAGCGTCGGCGAGAATCCGGTGCCGGTGCGAGCCGATCCTGCTGAAGGTCCGGCGCCATTCACAGCCAATCGTTTGTGGGACGCCAGTCACGTCAATGACAAATCGCAAGTCATTGCCAGCAGCCGTGGCGATCAGCAGAGCTTTCAGATCGTCAACATGGACGTGCGTTTCGTCTATCGCATTGGCCTGACTGATCAGGCAGCAGTGGCGGCGACCTACAACAGCGCCGACGTGCCGACACTGATCCGCAGCACCGCCAGCCGGATTCTGGTGCACGATTTTGCCTCGCGCACGTTAGACGGTTTGCTCGGCGAAGATCGGGTAGGGCTGGGCGAAGAGATCGGTCGTGCGGTGCAACGCGATTTGCAACAACTCAACAGTGGCGTGGAGATTCTCGCCACGGTCGTCGAAGCCATTCACCCGCCGGCCGGTGCCGCCAATGCCTATCACAGCGTGCAAGCCGCACAGATCGGCGCGCAAGCATTGATCTCCCGCGAACGTGGCGCCGCTGCTGAAGCGAGTAATCAGGCGCAGTTGCAGGCCAGCCTTGCTCGCGATCAGGCCAGCGCCAATGCGCGGGAAACCAGTGCCACGGCGCAAGCGGCGGATCTGAAATTCACTGCCGAGCAAAAAGCCTACGCCAGTGCCGGTCAGGCCTTCGTGCTCGAGCAATACCTCGGCCAGCTCAGTCAGGGCCTGAGCAAAGCCAATTTGCTGGTACTCGATCATCGCCTCGGTGGCAGCAGCAATGCGCCGACCATCGACCTGCGTACCTTCACGTTGCCGGCTGACCCGACGCCCGCGCGCACCACCGCTCAACCAGGAGTTACCCATTGA
- a CDS encoding Lrp/AsnC family transcriptional regulator, which produces MKLDAFDRKILAALQRNGRLSNVELADEIGLSASPCLRRVRMLEEAGVIRGYQANLDRDEVGLGLTVFVGVKVERHNDEQAEAFYKAVTALPEVISAFLVSGESDFLLQVVVPDLRAYDRFLSGCLLKLPGVSDIRSNFAIHTVKTPGALPLGHLPL; this is translated from the coding sequence ATGAAACTCGACGCCTTTGATCGCAAGATTCTCGCGGCCCTGCAACGCAATGGACGCCTGAGCAATGTCGAACTGGCGGACGAAATCGGCCTGTCGGCCTCGCCGTGTCTACGCCGGGTGCGGATGCTGGAAGAGGCCGGGGTGATCCGTGGCTATCAGGCCAATCTCGATCGCGATGAGGTCGGGCTGGGGTTGACGGTGTTTGTCGGGGTCAAGGTCGAGCGTCATAACGACGAGCAGGCCGAGGCCTTCTACAAAGCTGTCACCGCATTGCCGGAAGTGATTTCTGCGTTTCTGGTGTCAGGAGAGTCGGATTTTCTGCTGCAAGTGGTGGTGCCGGACTTGCGTGCGTATGACCGCTTTCTCAGCGGTTGTCTGTTGAAGTTGCCCGGGGTGAGCGATATTCGCAGCAACTTTGCGATTCATACGGTGAAGACGCCGGGGGCTTTGCCCTTGGGGCATCTTCCGCTGTAG
- the lpdA gene encoding dihydrolipoyl dehydrogenase, producing the protein MSNYDVVILGGGPGGYNAAIRAGQLGLKAACVEGRATLGGTCLNVGCMPSKALLHASELYDAAMGAEFANLGIEVKPTLNLAQMMKQKDESVAGLTKGIEFLFRKNKVDWIKGWGHIDGPGKVTVTGDQGNKIELTAKDIIIATGSEPTPLPGVEIDNKRILDSTGALSLSEVPKHLVVIGAGVIGLELGSVWRRLGAQVTVVEYLDRICPGVDGEAGKTLQRSLSKQGLAFKLSSKVTSATSSATGVQLSVEPAAGGSAELLEADYVLVAIGRRPYTQGLGLENVGLSTDKRGMLANKQHRTEAAGIWVIGDVTSGPMLAHKAEDEAMACVEQIHGKAGEVNYDLIPNVIYTRPELASVGKTEEQLKAEGHAYKVGKFPFTANSRAKINHETEGFAKVIADERTDEVLGVHLVGPSVSEMIGEFCVAMEFSASAEDIALTCHPHPTRSEALRQAAMNVEGMATQM; encoded by the coding sequence ATGAGCAACTATGACGTAGTGATTCTGGGCGGCGGCCCCGGTGGTTATAACGCGGCGATCCGCGCCGGCCAGCTGGGCCTCAAGGCTGCTTGCGTGGAAGGTCGCGCGACCCTCGGCGGCACCTGTCTGAACGTCGGTTGCATGCCCTCCAAAGCCCTGTTGCATGCCTCGGAGCTGTATGACGCGGCGATGGGGGCGGAATTCGCCAACCTTGGCATCGAGGTCAAACCGACGCTGAACCTCGCGCAAATGATGAAACAGAAAGACGAAAGCGTGGCCGGCCTGACCAAAGGCATCGAATTTCTGTTTCGCAAAAACAAGGTCGACTGGATCAAAGGCTGGGGCCACATCGACGGTCCCGGCAAGGTCACGGTGACTGGCGATCAGGGCAACAAAATCGAACTGACCGCCAAGGACATCATCATCGCCACCGGTTCCGAGCCCACTCCCCTGCCAGGCGTCGAAATCGATAACAAACGCATCCTCGACTCAACGGGCGCGCTGTCGCTGAGTGAAGTGCCCAAGCATCTGGTGGTGATCGGTGCCGGCGTCATTGGCCTGGAATTGGGCTCGGTGTGGCGACGGCTGGGTGCGCAGGTCACCGTGGTCGAATACCTCGACCGCATTTGCCCCGGCGTCGATGGCGAGGCCGGGAAAACCCTGCAACGCTCGCTGAGCAAACAGGGCCTCGCCTTCAAGCTGAGCTCGAAAGTCACCAGCGCCACGTCTTCCGCCACCGGTGTACAGCTCAGCGTCGAGCCTGCGGCGGGTGGCAGCGCTGAACTGCTCGAGGCCGATTACGTGCTGGTGGCGATCGGTCGTCGTCCGTACACCCAAGGCCTGGGTCTGGAAAACGTCGGCCTGAGCACCGACAAACGCGGCATGCTCGCCAACAAACAGCATCGCACCGAAGCCGCTGGTATTTGGGTGATCGGCGACGTGACCTCAGGCCCGATGCTGGCGCACAAGGCTGAAGACGAGGCGATGGCCTGCGTCGAGCAGATCCACGGCAAGGCCGGCGAAGTCAATTACGACCTGATCCCCAACGTGATCTACACCCGACCGGAGCTGGCCAGCGTCGGCAAGACCGAAGAGCAACTGAAGGCTGAAGGGCACGCCTACAAGGTCGGCAAGTTTCCGTTCACCGCCAACAGCCGGGCGAAAATCAACCATGAGACCGAGGGCTTTGCCAAAGTCATTGCCGACGAGCGCACGGACGAAGTACTCGGCGTACATCTCGTGGGACCGAGCGTCAGTGAAATGATTGGCGAGTTTTGTGTGGCGATGGAGTTCAGTGCTTCGGCCGAGGACATTGCGTTGACCTGCCATCCGCATCCAACAAGATCAGAGGCATTGCGCCAGGCGGCGATGAATGTCGAGGGAATGGCGACGCAGATGTAG